TCTCCACTTTTGCATACCTGCATTAAAACGGAAGTGATGGCTCCCATTCCGGATGCTGTAACGTTGGCAGACTCTGTATTTTCCATCTTTGCCAAAGCTTGTGCCAGGTAAAGATTCATGGGAGATGAGTGTCTTGAGTAAAGATAACATCCTTCTGCATTTCCCTCAAAGGTATCAAACATAGTCTTTGCGGAAAGGAAAGTATAGGTAGAGCTGTCTGAAATAGAGGGATTTACCCCTCCAAATTCGCCAAAATACTGAAGATCCTGAATCTCGTTGGCTGCGTTAAAGTTTTCCATGAGCGTTGTTTTTATTTTATTGGCCTAATTTGGGTTATTTTCCTAATTGTTACAACATAAATTTGAATTTATAGAATATAAAACTGAAAAATATTGCTTATTTAGAAAATATAATGGGTATATTCGGGAATATTAAATTTTTACCAAAAAATTATCTATGGAACTTGACGAAACGGATAAAAAACTGCTGCTTTTTTTACAGGAAGACTGTAAGCAAACCACCAAAGAGCTTTCCGGTAAGCTTGGATTATCAGTTACCGCTATTTATGAGCGAATAAAGAAACTGGAAAATGCCGGTGTCATTTCAAAATATGTTGCGTTGCTGGATAAGAATAAGGTTAAGCGAAACTTTATCGTTTTATGCCATGTGAAATTAACACAGCACAAGAAAGAATTTGTACTGCAGTTTGAAAAGGAAGTCATGAATCTTCAGGAAGTCACAGAATGCTTCCATGTAAGCGGAGATTATGATTATATCCTTAAAATAGGAGTGAGGGATATAGAGGATTACCGAAGTTTTATGCTGACAAAGCTTACGACGCTTCAACACATCGCAAGCACGCACAGCTCATTTATGATTTCCGAAGTAAAGAATACCACGGCAATTGTATTGTAAGAACGTAAAAACTATGAATAGTAATTGCTATTTATTGCCCGTCATTTAAACCAGTACTCCATTTTTGGAAGCTATTGGATCAGGTAGATCTGTTTCTCCAGTCATTTGAAGCAAATCAATCTCTATAGTTCTACAGATGGAAAGCATGGGAACATCAAACATTAATCCGGCAAAAGGGTTCTCGGAATAATCTCCCACGAGTTCCATGATAATGTAAATCCATCCAATGATGATACAGAAAGGAATAGAGGTCCAGATTCCCCAGTCACCTAATTTAGCAAATTCATTCACCAATCCCAGTGGAAGTAAAGTAATGAAAAGGATATTAAAGACAAATGCTGTACTTGCAAATTGTCTTGGTGAAGGGAACTTCTTAATTCTTTCTGCCTGTCCCTGAAAACCATAAAACTCATTCAGACAATTTTGTAGCTGTGTCTGATTAAAATCTGTAATGGCATTCATGTTTTTAAGTTCATTAATATCTTTTGCCTGTTGAGAGATCAGATATGTGGCAAAATTTTTATATTCACTTTTTCTGTCATATTCTTCTTCGGAAAGATATTTGTGCAGGAAAATTGGTGCCCTTCCGTAATCCGGAAACCCGGCTTTGATTAATCTGTTTCTTCTCAAATTGATATTGCCAAACTTGTTTTCGGTACTGATATGCTCCCATTCTGTAGGAACTAACAGCTGCTCACGAAAGGTATATAACCATGCAATATGACGATAGATGATCCTTCTTTTTCGGTCTTCTAGATCAAAAATGCCTATTTCTTCATTTTTTGTATCGAAAGCCTGCACCA
This genomic interval from Chryseobacterium joostei contains the following:
- a CDS encoding Lrp/AsnC family transcriptional regulator, producing the protein MELDETDKKLLLFLQEDCKQTTKELSGKLGLSVTAIYERIKKLENAGVISKYVALLDKNKVKRNFIVLCHVKLTQHKKEFVLQFEKEVMNLQEVTECFHVSGDYDYILKIGVRDIEDYRSFMLTKLTTLQHIASTHSSFMISEVKNTTAIVL
- a CDS encoding bestrophin family protein produces the protein MITTKYVNYKQVLNLSGLHLILISIWCTLIAILFYFFNWHWMTIPWVPVALIGTAEAFLVGFKNNQAYDRLWEARKIWGGIVNSSRSFASMVQAFDTKNEEIGIFDLEDRKRRIIYRHIAWLYTFREQLLVPTEWEHISTENKFGNINLRRNRLIKAGFPDYGRAPIFLHKYLSEEEYDRKSEYKNFATYLISQQAKDINELKNMNAITDFNQTQLQNCLNEFYGFQGQAERIKKFPSPRQFASTAFVFNILFITLLPLGLVNEFAKLGDWGIWTSIPFCIIIGWIYIIMELVGDYSENPFAGLMFDVPMLSICRTIEIDLLQMTGETDLPDPIASKNGVLV